The Agromyces sp. G08B096 DNA window CATCGGGCTGCCAGTTCCGCGGCACGGCCGGCTCGGTCACGGCGCCTCCCCTCGTCGTGCGAGCCAGCCTAGTGAGGGGCGCGGCCGCCGAGTCGCAGCCGCGGCAACCGTCACGGCTCGGCGGGCTCGGGCAGTGACGGCGACTCGGGCGGCTCGAACGCTGGCGGAACCGGCGTGAATCGCTCCGGACGAGCCTTCTGCGGGCGCCGGCGCGTCTGCGCGAGCGGGCGCAGCCGTCCCTCGAAGAACGCCACGGCCGCGAAGGCCACCACGTGATTGAGCGTGATCCGCCGCCCCTCGATCGGCAGCGGGTAGGAGGCGGCGTGGTACGTCGCGGCGATCCGCCTGATCGCACGGAGCTCGTCGACCGTCATCGTCAGCGCACGATCGGCGAGCCGGTCCTCGCCGTAGTCCCACAGGCTGGCCGCCGTCTGGCTCTCGGAGAACACGATGCTGAAGTTGCTCCGGCCCTGCATCGCGCGCACGACGTCGCTGTCCCATCGGTCCGACTCCATCGCGGTCCTCCCTGCACGTCACCCGCGCCCGACCACCATGCTGGCACGGGGCACCGGCGAACCATCGTGTCGCGCTACCCCACGAGCAGCACCGCGACCAGCGCCCCGGCGAGCATCGACGGGCCGAACGGAATCGAACCGCGCAGCGTGACGCGCCCCAGCGCGAGGGCGATGATCGCGATCGCTCCGCCGATGACGAACGCGCCGGCCAGACCGATGAGCCACGCGTTCAGCCCGAACCAGCCGAGGAGCATGCCGATCACGCCCGCGAGCTTGACGTCGCCCATGCCCATCGAAGCGGGCGAGACGAGCGCGAGCAGCAGGTAGGCGGCGAACATGGCGGCTCCGCCGAGGAGCGCCCAGACGAGCGGCAGCCAGGCTCCCGTCACGGCCGAGGCGCCAGCGAGCAGTGCGGCGACAACGGCGAGCGTCGGCACGATGACCCGGTTCGGCAGGCGCTGCTCGGCGAGGTCGACGATCGCGAGCACCGTCGACGCGGCCGTGAACGCCAGCACCGCCGGCAGCACCGGCTCGAGGCCGACCCGCCAGACGACCACACCCCAGACGACCGCGGTCGTCGCCGCCGAGACGAGCCGGATGGTCGCCAGCGGCATCCGATCGCCGTGCATGCTGCGCGCAGCCCACGATGCGAGCGGCCACCAGCCCAGTGCACCCCCGAGCACGGCGGCGATCAGCACGCTGATCGACGTCGCGAGGGGCATGCAGGCACCCTAGCGCCCGCGCCGGCGGTGCCTTCCGCGTCGTGCACACGCGGGTGGCCGGGAGCTCGGGGCGGTCGCCCGGCGACCGCCCGCTAGAGCTCGCCGCGCGAGATGTCGACCATGTCCTCGCGCGGTACGACCTTGATGCGGGCGCGCCCCTCGGCCTCGCCGAGCGCCATCTCGTGCTCGTCGAGCCGGTGCCAGCCGTCGAGGTCGGTCCAGCGGATGCCTCGGGCCTCGAGCATCTCGACGACCGACTCCTCCGACGGTGACTCGGGGTTCCACCAGTTGCCGAGGTCGTTGATGACGTGCTTGATCGTCTCCATCGCGTCGGACTTCGTGTGCCCGATGAGGCCGACGGGGCCGCGCTTGATCCAGCCGGTGGCGTACACGCCGTACATCTGACGCGCCTCCCCGGTCTCCTTGTCGCGGATCAGCACCTGGCCCTCGTGGTTCGGGATGACGCCGAACTTCTTGTCGAACGGGATCCCGGGCAGCGGGGAGCCGAAGTACCCGACGGCCCGGTACACGGCCTGCACGGGCAGCTCACGGATCTCGCCGGTGCCGACCACGCCGCCCTCGCCGTCGGGTGCGGTGCGCTCCCACCGGATCGCGCCCACGCGGCCGGTGCCGTCGTCGACGAGCTCGAGCGGCTTGGCGAAGAAGTGCAGGTGCAGACGGCGCGACGCCTGGCCGACCTCGCGCTGACGCCACTGCTGCAGCACCTTGTCGATGACGAACACCTGCTTGTTGCCGGCCACGGCGGCGCGAGCCGCGTCGTCGTAGTCGAAGTCCTCGTCGTAGACGATCATGTCGACGTCGCGGAGCTCGCCGAGCTCGCGCAGCTCGAGCGGCGTGAACTTCACCGAGGTCGGGCCTCGGCGGCCGAACACGTGCACGTCGGTGACGGGCGAGGCGGCCAGGCCCTCGGCGACGTTCGCAGGGATCTCGGTGGGCATGAGGTCTTCGACGTGCTTGGCGAGGATGCGCGAGACGTCGAGGGCCACGTTGCCGTTGCCGATGACGGCGACCTCTTTCGCGTCGAGCGGCCAGGTGCGCGGGAAGTCGGGGTGGCCGTCGAACCAGCTGACGAACTCAGCGGCGCCGTAGGAGCCCTCGAGCTCGATCCCCGGGATGTTGAGCGAGGCGTCGCGCACGGCGCCCGTGGCGAAGATCACGGCGTTGTAGTGGCGCTTGAGGTCGTCGAGGGTGAGGTCCTCGCCGAAGCGCACGTTGCCGAAGATGCGGATGTCACCCCGGTCGAGCACCTCGCGGAGCGCGGTGATGATGCCCTTGATGCGCGGGTGGTCGGGCGCCACGCCGTACCGCACGAGGCCGTAGGGAGCCGGGAGGTGGTCGAACAGGTCGATCGAGACGTCGAAGTTCCGTTCCGCCTTGAGCAGGATGTCGGCGGCGTAGATGCCGGCGGGTCCGGCGCCGATGATGGCCAGGCGCAGCTTGTTCCTCGTCACGGGTTCGGTCTCTCCTAGTTGGATCGTTCGACGATGGTGTCGGCGAAGCGCGTGAGCGCCTTCTTCACGGGGCCCTCGGGCAGCGGCGCGAGCGCATCGACCGCGTCGCGGGCCCAGCGGTGCGCCTCGTCGAGGGTGGCGCGGGTCGCCTCATGATCGCGGAGCTCCGCGACGATCGCGTCGACCGTCTGCGCCGAGGGCACGATGCGGGATGCCTGGGTGTTGGTGTCGAACGCGTCGGCGGCGGCCGCTGGGTCGGGCGGCATGACGTCGCGCTCGATGCGCGCGAGCAGGGCGGCGGAGGAGGCATCCGTCTTCGCCAGTTCGCGCAGCCGCAGCAGCGGCAGCGTGACGACGCCGGCGCGCAGGTCGGTGCCCGGCACCTTGCCGGTGGCCGCGGGGCTCGGCGAGAGGTCGATGACGTCGTCGATGAGCTGGAACGCGACGCCGATCTTCTCGCCGAACGCCACGATGGGCGCCTGGTACGCGGGGTCGGCGTTGGAGAAGATGATGCCCGACTGGGCGGCGGCGGCGATGAGCGAGCCGGTCTTGTCGGCGAGCACCTGGATGTAGTGCGCGATGGGGTCTTCGTGGCCCTGCGGCCCCACGGTCTCGTGCAGCTGCCCGAGCACGAGCCGCTCGAACGTGTCGGCCTGCATGCGGATGGCCCGCTCGCCGAGCCGCGCCATGAGCTGGCTCGCGCGGGCGAACAGCAGGTCGCCGGTGAGGATGGCCACCGAGTTGCCCCACACGGTCTGCGCGCTCGGGACGCCGCGGCGGCGCTCGGACTCGTCCATGACGTCGTCGTGGTACAGGCTCGCGAGGTGGGTGATCTCGATCGCCTCGGCGGCGGTGACGACGTCGTCGGTCACACCGTCGCCGAGCTGCGCGGTGAGGAGGGTCAGCATGGGCCGCACGCGCTTGCCGCCGGCGTCGAGCAGGTACCTCGCGGACGTGCCGGCGATCGGATCGGCGTAGCTGACCTCGCGCACGAGACCCGCCTCGACGCGGTCGAGCCCGTCGTCGATCGCCCTGGCCATGGCCCGATCGGCCGCGGAGGCGAAGACGCGCTCGCTCAGCCCGAGGTTGGCGGCGAGCGAGGAGCCGCGACGCGCGACCGGGAGGCTCGGTTTCACGATCCCCAGCCTACCGGGGCGGTCGCTGAGCGGTTGCCGCGTGCCGTCCGCTGGTCAGCTGGGCTTTCTGGCGCGATGCAGCGCGACCACGCCGAGGGTGAGGTTGCGCCACTGCACGTCGCGCCAGCCCGCCTCGCGGAGCCAGCCCGCGAGGGTGCGCTGGTCGGGCCAGGCGTTGATCGACTCGTTGAGGTAGTCGTAGGCGGTGTCGTTGGAGCTCGAGAGCCGCACGAGCGGCGGCATGACGTACCGCTGGTAGAACCCGTAGCCAGCACGCACGAGCCCGACCGGCGGGTGCGAGAACTCGCAGATGACGAGGCGGCCGCCGGGCCTCGTCACCCGAAGGAACTCCGCGAGGGCGAGCTTCGGCTCGTTGACGTTGCGCAGGCCGAAGGAGATGGTGACGGCGTCGAACTCGTCGTCGCCGAACGGCAGCGCGGTGGCGTCGGCCTCGACGAAGACGAGGTTCGGCACGTGCGCCTGGCGGCGCCGCCCGACCTCGATCATTCCGGGCGAGAAATCGGCGGCGACGACCGAGGCGCCCGACTTGGCGAGGCTCGCGCTCGAGGTGCCCGTGCCGGCCGCGACATCCAGGATCTTCTCGCCGCGCTTCGGGTCGACCGCGCGCGTCGTGGCGACGCGCCAGAGGGGTGCGTTGCCGACGGAGAGCACGGTGTTCGTGCGGTCGTACCCAGCGGCGACGCGGTCGAACATCGCGGACACCTGCGAGGGGTCTTTGCCGAGGTCTGCGCGGGTCATCCTCCGAGTCTACGGCGGGCGGGAATGCCCCGCCCGTGCGCCTCGTTCTCTCTCAGTGACGCTCGGCCCACGCCGGGCGTCGCGCACGCCGCGTGGTGTGCGCACGCCCATCGAGAGGAACACATGCAGGCCATCTGGAACGGCGCCGTCATCACCGACTCCGACGCCACGGTCGTGGTCGAGGGCAACCACTACTTCCCCCGCGAGGCGATCGACGAGCGCTACTTCGCGCCGAGCGAGAACCGCTCCGTCTGCCACTGGAAGGGCACGGCGTCGTACTTCCACGTCGAGGTCGACGGCAAGCGCAACCCGAATGCCGCGTGGTTCTACCCCGAGCCGTCGCCCGCCGCGGCCGAGATCGCCGGGCACGTGGCGTTCTGGCACGGCGTCGACGTCGTCGACGCCTGAGCGCCGGGTCGCGGCGACGCGAGCGGAGCGGGCGTCGCGGGCAGCGGCCCGCTCCCCCGACGTAGGCTGATCCGGTGAACCACACGGATGCCACGGCGCCGGGCGCCGCCGAGCCGCGGCTCGTCGTGCGCACCTTCCCCGTCGACGAGACCGAGCCGCTCATCCCCCGCACCGACCCGCGCAACCCCCTCGTGTGGTTGCGTCGCGGCGAGGGCATCGTGGGGCTCGGCGAGGTGCTGCGGATCGAGTCGAACGGCCGCACCCGCGTGGAGGACGCCGCAGCGGCGTGGACCGAGCTCGCCTCCCGGGCCGAGGTCGACGACCGCGTGGGCCTGCCCGGCACCGGCCTCGTCGCCTTCGGCGCGTTCGCCTTCGCCGACGACTCGGCCGCGACGAGCACGCTCATCGTGCCCGAGCTCGTCCTCGGACGCCGCGACGGCCGAGCCTGGGTGACGCGCATCGGCCTCGCAACGGGCGACCCCGAGGCGACGGCCGGCGCGGGCGTCGTCCCGGACGAGGCCGTCATCCCCGAGCCGGCTCCGAAGCGCAAGGTCCCGCGCGTGACGTTCGCGCCCGGGAGCGTGCCGCCGGCGGCATACGAGTCCGCCGTGGCCGAGGCGGTCCGGCGGATCGACGCCGGCGACCTCGAGAAGGTGGTGCTCGCACGCCAGCTCGTCGGACGGCTCGACGAGGAGGACGGCCTGCGCGCGACCATCTCCCGCCTCGCCGAGGACTACCCAGACACCTGGGTCTTCGCCGTCGACGGGCTCATCGGCGCCAGCCCCGAAACCCTCGTCCGCGTCGACCACGGCCAGGTGTCGGCCCGCGTGCTCGCAGGCACGGCGTCCCGCGGGGCGGGCGAGGCCTCCGACCGCGAACGCGCCCTGACGCTCGCGAGCTCGCCGAAGGACCTCGCCGAGCACGCCCTCGCGGTCGCGAGCGCCGTGAAACGACTCGCCCCGCACACCGCCAGGCTCGATGCGAGCCCCGAGCCGTTCACGCTGCAGCTGCCCAACCTGTGGCATCTGGCGACCGACCTCAAGGGCACGCTGGGCGACGGCTCGAGCTCGCTCGACCTCGTCCGTGCGGTGCATCCGACGGCCGCGGTGGCGGGCACGCCGCGGCGGGTGGCGATCGCGACGCTCGCCGAGCTCGAGGGGTTCGATCGCGGCCGCTACGCCGGCCCCGTGGGCTGGATCGACGGCGACGGCGACGGCGAGTGGGCCATCGCGCTCCGCTGCGCCCAGGTCGACGGCGACGGAACGGTCACCGCATATGCGGGCTGCGGCATCGTCCACGATTCGGTGCCCGCCGACGAGCTCGCGGAGACCGACATGAAGTTCCGGCCGATCGTCGAGGCGTTCGGCGGCTGAGGCCGGTCAGCTCGCGAGCAGCCGCGCCTTCTGTTCCGCCACGTCGTAGTCGGCCGCCGGCCACTCCAGCTGCATGGCCTCGAGCGCGTCGATGAGCAGGTGCTGGACCGCGAGTCGGGCGTACCACTTCCGGTCGGCGGGGACGACGTACCACGGGGCATCCGCCGTCGAGGTGCGGTCGAAGGCGACCTGGTAGGCCTCCGCGTACCCCTCCCACCGTTCGCGCTCGTCGAGGTCGCCTGGGTTGAACTTCCAGTGCTTGTCTGGCCGTTCGAGGCGTTCGAGCAGGCGTCTGCCCTGCTCCTCGCGCGAGAGGTGCAGCATGACCTTGATGATCGTGGTGCCCGTCGCCGCGACCTCGGACTCGAACTCGTTGATGGCGTCGTAGCGGCGCTCGATCTCCTCCGGCGGTGCGAGCTCACGCACCCGCCCGATGAGCACGTCCTCGTAGTGCGAGCGGTCGAAGACGCCGATCATGCCGGCCTCGGGGAGCCGCTTCCTGATCCGCCAGAGGAAGTCGTGCGCGAGCTCCTCGTCGGTCGGCTTCTTGAACGCAGCGAGCTGGACGCCCTGCGGATCGACCGAGCCCATGACGTGCTTGACGATGCCGCCTTTGCCCGCGGTGTCCATGGCCTGGAGCACGAGCAGGATCCGTCGTTCGTCGCCCATGCGGCTGTTGGCGAAGAGACGTTCTTGCAGGTCGGCGAGCAGCTTCGCGCCCTCGGCGAGCGCCCGGTGCCCGGCGGCCTTGTCGCCGTCGAACCCCGGATGCGCGTCGCTCGGCGCCTCCGCGAGTCGGAAGCCGGGCCCGACCCGCAGCAACGGCGCCGGGTCCTCGGTCCAGAACGGCTCACGGCTCATCTCGACTCCCCTCGACTGGCTGGCGCTGCTCGGCTCAACCGGTTCGGGTTCGGGTTCGGATCGGATCGGCCACGCGCCGAGCCCTATCCTGCCCGGCCGGGGCTCGCCGTGTCGACGGGTCGACCGAGCGGCTACCGCGCGAGCGGCACCTCGAGGAGGGTCGGCGCAGCCACCGCCGTGCCGAGCACCGCCTCGAGCTCGCCGC harbors:
- a CDS encoding A24 family peptidase, yielding MPLATSISVLIAAVLGGALGWWPLASWAARSMHGDRMPLATIRLVSAATTAVVWGVVVWRVGLEPVLPAVLAFTAASTVLAIVDLAEQRLPNRVIVPTLAVVAALLAGASAVTGAWLPLVWALLGGAAMFAAYLLLALVSPASMGMGDVKLAGVIGMLLGWFGLNAWLIGLAGAFVIGGAIAIIALALGRVTLRGSIPFGPSMLAGALVAVLLVG
- a CDS encoding FAD-dependent oxidoreductase, giving the protein MTRNKLRLAIIGAGPAGIYAADILLKAERNFDVSIDLFDHLPAPYGLVRYGVAPDHPRIKGIITALREVLDRGDIRIFGNVRFGEDLTLDDLKRHYNAVIFATGAVRDASLNIPGIELEGSYGAAEFVSWFDGHPDFPRTWPLDAKEVAVIGNGNVALDVSRILAKHVEDLMPTEIPANVAEGLAASPVTDVHVFGRRGPTSVKFTPLELRELGELRDVDMIVYDEDFDYDDAARAAVAGNKQVFVIDKVLQQWRQREVGQASRRLHLHFFAKPLELVDDGTGRVGAIRWERTAPDGEGGVVGTGEIRELPVQAVYRAVGYFGSPLPGIPFDKKFGVIPNHEGQVLIRDKETGEARQMYGVYATGWIKRGPVGLIGHTKSDAMETIKHVINDLGNWWNPESPSEESVVEMLEARGIRWTDLDGWHRLDEHEMALGEAEGRARIKVVPREDMVDISRGEL
- a CDS encoding polyprenyl synthetase family protein, which translates into the protein MKPSLPVARRGSSLAANLGLSERVFASAADRAMARAIDDGLDRVEAGLVREVSYADPIAGTSARYLLDAGGKRVRPMLTLLTAQLGDGVTDDVVTAAEAIEITHLASLYHDDVMDESERRRGVPSAQTVWGNSVAILTGDLLFARASQLMARLGERAIRMQADTFERLVLGQLHETVGPQGHEDPIAHYIQVLADKTGSLIAAAAQSGIIFSNADPAYQAPIVAFGEKIGVAFQLIDDVIDLSPSPAATGKVPGTDLRAGVVTLPLLRLRELAKTDASSAALLARIERDVMPPDPAAAADAFDTNTQASRIVPSAQTVDAIVAELRDHEATRATLDEAHRWARDAVDALAPLPEGPVKKALTRFADTIVERSN
- a CDS encoding class I SAM-dependent methyltransferase, coding for MTRADLGKDPSQVSAMFDRVAAGYDRTNTVLSVGNAPLWRVATTRAVDPKRGEKILDVAAGTGTSSASLAKSGASVVAADFSPGMIEVGRRRQAHVPNLVFVEADATALPFGDDEFDAVTISFGLRNVNEPKLALAEFLRVTRPGGRLVICEFSHPPVGLVRAGYGFYQRYVMPPLVRLSSSNDTAYDYLNESINAWPDQRTLAGWLREAGWRDVQWRNLTLGVVALHRARKPS
- a CDS encoding DUF427 domain-containing protein — its product is MQAIWNGAVITDSDATVVVEGNHYFPREAIDERYFAPSENRSVCHWKGTASYFHVEVDGKRNPNAAWFYPEPSPAAAEIAGHVAFWHGVDVVDA
- a CDS encoding chorismate-binding protein encodes the protein MNHTDATAPGAAEPRLVVRTFPVDETEPLIPRTDPRNPLVWLRRGEGIVGLGEVLRIESNGRTRVEDAAAAWTELASRAEVDDRVGLPGTGLVAFGAFAFADDSAATSTLIVPELVLGRRDGRAWVTRIGLATGDPEATAGAGVVPDEAVIPEPAPKRKVPRVTFAPGSVPPAAYESAVAEAVRRIDAGDLEKVVLARQLVGRLDEEDGLRATISRLAEDYPDTWVFAVDGLIGASPETLVRVDHGQVSARVLAGTASRGAGEASDRERALTLASSPKDLAEHALAVASAVKRLAPHTARLDASPEPFTLQLPNLWHLATDLKGTLGDGSSSLDLVRAVHPTAAVAGTPRRVAIATLAELEGFDRGRYAGPVGWIDGDGDGEWAIALRCAQVDGDGTVTAYAGCGIVHDSVPADELAETDMKFRPIVEAFGG
- a CDS encoding polyphosphate kinase 2 family protein, encoding MSREPFWTEDPAPLLRVGPGFRLAEAPSDAHPGFDGDKAAGHRALAEGAKLLADLQERLFANSRMGDERRILLVLQAMDTAGKGGIVKHVMGSVDPQGVQLAAFKKPTDEELAHDFLWRIRKRLPEAGMIGVFDRSHYEDVLIGRVRELAPPEEIERRYDAINEFESEVAATGTTIIKVMLHLSREEQGRRLLERLERPDKHWKFNPGDLDERERWEGYAEAYQVAFDRTSTADAPWYVVPADRKWYARLAVQHLLIDALEAMQLEWPAADYDVAEQKARLLAS